AACGAAAAAGGGACCGTGATGAGCGACTTGAAAAAGATCGTCATTGACGACATGGAAGTTGAAGTTGATGGCGCGATGACGCTGATTCAGGCCTGTGAAGTGGCCGGGATTGAGGTGCCGCGTTTCTGCTATCACGAACGCCTTTCGATTGCAGGCAACTGCCGCATGTGTTTGGTCGAAGTTGTGGGTGGTCCGCCCAAGCCCGCTGCATCCTGCGCCATGCAGGTGCGCGATTTGCGCCCCGGACCCGAAGGGCAACCCCCCGTGGTGAAAACCAACTCGCCCATGGTCAAGAAGGCCCGCGAAGGCGTGATGGAGTTTATGCTGATCAACCACCCGCTGGATTGCCCGATCTGCGACCAGGGCGGCGAATGTGATTTGCAGGATCAGGCGATGGCCTACGGTATGTCCGGCTCGCGGTTCAAGGAACAGAAACGTGCCGTGGACGATATTGATCTGGGTCCGTTGGTCGGCACGGCCATGACCCGTTGCATTAGCTGCACCCGTTGCGTGCGCTTTACGACCGAGATTGCCGGTATCGCCCAGATGGGTCAAACGGGTCGCGGTGAAGATGCCGAGATCGTCAGCTATCTGAACCAGACACTGGACAGCAACCTTCAGGGCAACATCATTGATCTGTGCCCGGTCGGCGCGCTGACCTCGAAACCCTATGCCTTTACCGCCCGTCCCTGGGAGTTGACCAAGACCGAAACCATCGACGTGATGGATGCGCTGGGGTCGAACATCCGCGTGGACACGAAGGGCCGTGAAGTGATGCGGATCCTGCCGCGCAACCATGATGGCGTGAACGAGGAATGGATTTCCGACAAGACGCGCTTTATCTGGGACGGTCTGCGCCGCCAGCGCCTGGACGTGCCCTATGTGCGCGAGAATGGCAAATTGCGCAAAGCCACATGGGGCGAGGCACTGGCCAAGGCCGCCGAGGCCATGAAGGGCGCAAAGAAGGTCGTCGGTCTGGTCGGCGATCTGGCCTCGACCGAGGCGGCGTTCAGCCTGAAAACTTTGATCGAAGGACTTGGCGGCAATGTCGAATGCCGCACCGACAATGCGCGCCTGCCGATTGGCAACCGCTCGGGCTATGTCGGTACCGCGTCGATTGAAGATATCGACAATGCCAAGTTCATCCAGTTGATCGGCACCAACCCGCGCGTTGAATCGCCGGTTCTGAATGCGCGCATTCGCAAGGCGTGGCTCAAGGGCGCTCAGGTCGGTCTGGTCGGCGAAGCCGTTGATCTGACTTATGATTATGCGCATGTCGGCAATGACCGAGCGGCGCTGGTAAGCATCGTGGGCAAAGACTACGGCGCGGTAAAAGACGCACCGTCAGTGGTGATCGTGGGCATGGGCGCTGTGCGCGAAGCCGATGGTCTGGCGGTTCTGTCCAACGCGATGAAGCTGGCCGAGGACACCGGATCAAAGCTGATGATTTTGCACACCGCCGCAGGCCGAGTTGGCGCGATGGATGTCGGTGCCGTGACCGAAGGTGGCATGGATGCCGCCACGATGGGCGCAGACGTGATCTACAACATGGGCGCGGACGAGATTGACATCGATGCTGGCCCCTTCGTGATCTATCAGGGCAGCCATGGTGATCGGGGTGCGATGCGCGCCGACGTGATCCTGCCGGGCGCGGCTTATACCGAGGAGGGTGGGCTGTTCGTCAACACCGAAGGCCGCCCGCAACTGGCGCTGCGCGCCAACTTCGCACCGGGCGAAGCCAAGGAAAACTGGGCCATACTGCGCGCTCTG
This DNA window, taken from Aliiroseovarius sp. F47248L, encodes the following:
- the nuoG gene encoding NADH-quinone oxidoreductase subunit NuoG — encoded protein: MSDLKKIVIDDMEVEVDGAMTLIQACEVAGIEVPRFCYHERLSIAGNCRMCLVEVVGGPPKPAASCAMQVRDLRPGPEGQPPVVKTNSPMVKKAREGVMEFMLINHPLDCPICDQGGECDLQDQAMAYGMSGSRFKEQKRAVDDIDLGPLVGTAMTRCISCTRCVRFTTEIAGIAQMGQTGRGEDAEIVSYLNQTLDSNLQGNIIDLCPVGALTSKPYAFTARPWELTKTETIDVMDALGSNIRVDTKGREVMRILPRNHDGVNEEWISDKTRFIWDGLRRQRLDVPYVRENGKLRKATWGEALAKAAEAMKGAKKVVGLVGDLASTEAAFSLKTLIEGLGGNVECRTDNARLPIGNRSGYVGTASIEDIDNAKFIQLIGTNPRVESPVLNARIRKAWLKGAQVGLVGEAVDLTYDYAHVGNDRAALVSIVGKDYGAVKDAPSVVIVGMGAVREADGLAVLSNAMKLAEDTGSKLMILHTAAGRVGAMDVGAVTEGGMDAATMGADVIYNMGADEIDIDAGPFVIYQGSHGDRGAMRADVILPGAAYTEEGGLFVNTEGRPQLALRANFAPGEAKENWAILRALSAELGATLPWDSLAGLRRAMVEATPVLAGVDQVAANDWQPLPVEKMGAASFRYTIGDFYLTNPIARASEVMAELSAQARARASSKLAAE